A DNA window from Acinetobacter sp. 10FS3-1 contains the following coding sequences:
- the yhbY gene encoding ribosome assembly RNA-binding protein YhbY encodes MASLSIQERKRLRQIGHALNPVVMLGDKGLSESVVEELNRALNDHELIKVKVVAEDREARAAMIVELVDVTSAELVQTIGKIALIYRKSPKQNQKLSNLVRFAHLSN; translated from the coding sequence ATGGCATCTTTATCTATTCAGGAACGTAAGCGTTTGCGTCAAATCGGACATGCATTAAACCCGGTCGTTATGCTGGGCGACAAGGGCTTGTCTGAATCTGTGGTTGAAGAGCTGAACCGCGCCCTTAATGATCATGAACTGATTAAGGTTAAAGTGGTTGCAGAAGACCGTGAAGCGCGTGCTGCAATGATTGTCGAGTTGGTCGATGTTACGAGTGCTGAATTGGTACAAACCATTGGTAAAATTGCCCTAATTTACAGAAAATCGCCAAAACAAAACCAGAAACTGTCGAATCTTGTCCGTTTTGCTCATCTGTCTAACTAA
- the rlmE gene encoding 23S rRNA (uridine(2552)-2'-O)-methyltransferase RlmE, with protein sequence MATRITNQKLSKSSRAWMREHLDDFYVKKAQKEGYRARAAYKLLEIQEKYNIIKPGMTVVDLGAAPGSWSQIAGKLVGDKGLVIASDILEMDALPDVTFLQGDFREQEVFDKLLNILNGRTVDVVISDMAPNTSGNKAVDQPRQIYLCELALDFANRVLGPKGQFIVKVFQGSGFDEFRKEVVNSFDVLKTVKPAASRARSKEVFLVGQGRKKALK encoded by the coding sequence ATGGCAACACGCATTACCAATCAGAAGTTATCCAAAAGTAGTCGTGCGTGGATGAGAGAGCATCTAGATGACTTTTATGTGAAGAAAGCACAAAAAGAAGGTTATCGTGCTCGTGCTGCATACAAGCTGCTTGAGATTCAGGAAAAATACAACATCATCAAACCTGGCATGACAGTAGTGGATTTGGGGGCTGCACCCGGAAGCTGGTCGCAAATCGCCGGTAAACTGGTGGGTGATAAAGGTCTGGTGATTGCATCGGATATTCTGGAAATGGACGCGCTTCCCGATGTGACCTTCTTGCAAGGCGATTTCCGTGAGCAAGAAGTATTCGATAAATTGTTAAATATTTTAAACGGACGCACAGTAGACGTTGTAATTTCGGATATGGCCCCCAATACATCAGGTAATAAGGCTGTAGATCAACCGCGTCAAATCTATTTATGTGAACTTGCTTTGGATTTTGCCAATAGAGTCTTGGGACCGAAAGGGCAGTTTATCGTCAAGGTATTCCAGGGTTCCGGCTTTGATGAATTCCGTAAAGAAGTCGTGAACAGTTTTGATGTATTGAAGACGGTTAAACCTGCTGCATCACGTGCCCGTTCTAAAGAAGTCTTTCTGGTGGGACAGGGTCGCAAGAAAGCTTTAAAATAA
- a CDS encoding DOMON-like domain-containing protein, translated as MASYELSAFDRRFQAISLVGAIEPQNPCSLNVGFWLSDPNQYVLWPDLVAAHPRQDFLWEQTCFEIFIGVRDEDFYREINLSPSQAWQAYQFEEYRYPEDMPPQAANDIELNQLKRTHYGLNVSLDLTDFMSSHELKWSDLFIGLSAVLSTTQGTQFYAMQHSSPQADFHNKRDWLHVF; from the coding sequence ATGGCGAGTTATGAACTAAGCGCTTTTGATCGCCGTTTTCAGGCTATCTCTCTGGTGGGAGCTATTGAACCGCAAAACCCATGTAGCTTGAATGTGGGTTTCTGGTTGAGTGATCCAAACCAGTATGTATTGTGGCCAGATTTAGTGGCAGCCCATCCACGTCAGGATTTCTTATGGGAGCAGACCTGCTTTGAAATTTTTATCGGGGTTCGGGATGAGGATTTCTATCGTGAAATTAACCTCTCTCCTTCTCAAGCCTGGCAGGCCTATCAATTTGAAGAATATCGCTATCCAGAGGACATGCCTCCTCAAGCAGCAAATGATATTGAGTTAAATCAGCTCAAGCGTACTCATTATGGCCTGAATGTCAGTCTGGATCTGACCGACTTTATGTCCAGCCATGAATTAAAGTGGTCTGACCTCTTTATTGGCCTGTCTGCTGTGCTTAGCACCACTCAAGGCACACAGTTCTATGCCATGCAGCACAGTAGTCCGCAAGCGGATTTCCATAATAAACGTGACTGGTTGCATGTATTTTAA